From a region of the Thermomicrobiales bacterium genome:
- a CDS encoding Ig-like domain-containing protein yields MQRCWRLLLICVLVATGLATLPAAPAAAETGDAVAGGIVNAWGYDVYGQTTPPAGLGDIVAVAAGGYHSLALTTDGTVTAWGRNSEGQTDVPADLHNVIAIAAGSFHSVALTADGTVVAWGFDDQGQAMVPAGLTNVIAIAAGNSFTVAVTADGNVTAWGRNIEGQTTVPAGLSNVIAIAAGSSHTVALKTDGTVVAWGENDFGQTDVPAGLSNVVAIAAGFSHTVALKGDGTITAWGDDAQGQTTVPTGLNDVVAIAAGFSHTVALTADGTVFAWGNDNGGQASVPFGLSNVIAIAAGAYHTVVVRKAGLVTTWGSNDEGQGSVPAGLDDIVAVSAGAYHTVALHGDGTVTAWGSNAQGQTDVPPGLSNVRAIAAGGFHTLALHGDGTVSAWGWNHFGQTDVPAGLSNVIAIAAGANHSVVLTADGIVTDWGANFSHQTDGNDSLRNIVAIAAGTNHTLVLRSDGEVAAWGNNSSGQTDVPADLHNVVAIAAGLNHSVAITADGTVVAWGDNAQGQTAVPASLRDVVAIAAGDNHTLALRMDGTVIGWGRSNEGQTAVPVGLSDVVSIAAGANHSVALHLFTTPPNRAPTALTLSLSSAAENSAIGTSVGTFTTTDPDTGDKHGYSLVAGEGDTDNAAFTISGDTLQTATVFDFESQSSYSIRVRTTDIGELIFEAMLTITVTDVNDAPIAADDRYTTAVDTALTVPAPGMLGNDTDPDGDSLSIIPGGGPFNGNIVSNPNGSFTYTPNPGFRGTDTFHLSG; encoded by the coding sequence ATGCAACGATGCTGGCGTCTACTGCTGATTTGTGTGCTCGTCGCTACCGGACTGGCCACGCTACCTGCCGCCCCAGCTGCCGCCGAGACCGGCGACGCCGTCGCCGGCGGCATCGTTAACGCCTGGGGCTACGACGTCTATGGCCAGACAACTCCGCCAGCAGGACTGGGCGATATCGTCGCGGTCGCGGCTGGCGGCTATCACTCTCTGGCACTCACGACGGACGGCACCGTCACCGCCTGGGGGCGGAACAGCGAGGGCCAAACGGATGTGCCAGCGGACTTGCACAACGTCATCGCCATCGCCGCGGGTAGCTTCCACAGCGTGGCGCTCACGGCGGACGGTACTGTTGTCGCCTGGGGATTCGACGATCAGGGCCAAGCCATGGTGCCGGCAGGATTGACCAATGTCATCGCGATCGCTGCGGGCAACAGCTTCACCGTCGCAGTCACCGCGGATGGCAACGTCACTGCCTGGGGTCGGAACATTGAGGGCCAGACCACGGTGCCAGCCGGGTTGAGCAACGTCATCGCCATTGCTGCGGGCTCTTCGCACACCGTGGCGCTCAAGACGGATGGCACCGTTGTCGCCTGGGGAGAGAACGACTTTGGCCAGACGGATGTGCCAGCGGGATTGAGCAACGTCGTGGCGATTGCTGCAGGCTTCTCGCACACCGTGGCGCTCAAGGGGGATGGCACGATCACCGCCTGGGGAGATGACGCTCAAGGCCAGACGACGGTGCCGACGGGGCTGAACGATGTCGTGGCGATTGCTGCGGGCTTTTCACACACCGTGGCGCTCACGGCGGATGGCACCGTCTTCGCCTGGGGAAATGATAATGGCGGCCAGGCATCGGTCCCGTTCGGGTTAAGCAACGTCATTGCTATCGCCGCAGGCGCCTACCACACGGTGGTGGTCAGAAAAGCGGGCCTCGTCACCACCTGGGGATCGAACGATGAAGGCCAGGGATCGGTTCCGGCGGGCCTGGACGACATCGTCGCAGTATCCGCAGGTGCCTACCACACCGTGGCACTGCACGGAGACGGCACAGTCACTGCCTGGGGATCCAACGCGCAAGGCCAGACCGATGTGCCACCAGGATTGAGCAACGTCAGGGCTATCGCCGCAGGTGGCTTCCATACGCTCGCGCTGCACGGGGACGGCACCGTCAGCGCCTGGGGCTGGAACCATTTCGGCCAGACGGATGTGCCGGCGGGATTGAGCAACGTCATCGCCATCGCCGCCGGTGCCAACCACAGCGTCGTCCTTACGGCGGACGGCATCGTCACCGATTGGGGAGCGAACTTCTCCCATCAGACGGATGGGAACGACTCGCTGAGGAACATCGTGGCCATCGCCGCTGGCACCAACCACACGCTGGTGCTCAGGTCAGACGGCGAGGTCGCTGCCTGGGGGAACAACAGCTCCGGCCAGACGGATGTGCCGGCGGACTTGCACAACGTCGTCGCCATCGCCGCGGGGCTCAACCACAGCGTGGCGATCACGGCGGACGGTACTGTTGTCGCCTGGGGCGATAACGCTCAAGGCCAGACGGCGGTGCCGGCGAGCTTGCGCGATGTCGTGGCCATCGCAGCGGGCGACAACCATACGTTGGCGCTCAGGATGGACGGCACCGTCATCGGCTGGGGGCGGAGCAACGAGGGCCAGACGGCTGTTCCGGTCGGGCTGAGCGACGTGGTGAGCATCGCCGCTGGTGCCAACCACAGCGTGGCGCTGCATCTCTTCACCACACCGCCGAATCGTGCTCCGACAGCGCTAACCCTGAGCCTGAGCAGTGCGGCCGAGAACAGCGCGATCGGAACCAGTGTCGGCACGTTTACAACGACCGATCCTGATACGGGCGACAAGCACGGCTACAGCTTGGTGGCCGGCGAGGGCGATACCGACAACGCCGCTTTCACCATCAGCGGAGACACGCTGCAAACGGCGACGGTCTTCGACTTCGAGAGCCAGAGTAGCTATAGCATCCGCGTGCGAACGACTGACATCGGAGAGCTCATCTTCGAGGCGATGCTCACCATCACCGTCACCGATGTCAACGACGCGCCGATCGCGGCCGATGACAGGTACACGACTGCCGTGGACACGGCGCTGACGGTACCCGCACCCGGCATGCTCGGCAACGACACCGATCCTGACGGCGACTCCCTGTCCATCATCCCTGGCGGTGGACCGTTCAATGGCAACATCGTGTCGAATCCGAACGGCTCGTTCACCTATACGCCCAATCCGGGGTTCAGAGGTACTGACACATTTCACCTATCAGGCTAA
- a CDS encoding tandem-95 repeat protein: MLDNDSIGDGLTVTAIVVDSPQHGTLSLNPDGSFTYTPNADANGSDSFTYQATDGTATSNVATVALTVNPINDAPAAVGDAYVTDENTALTVAAPGLLINDTDIDGDTLSTALVLDPSSGSLTLNADGSFSYTPNPGFSGSDSFTYRAEDGIVGSNVATVTITVLSVNKTPTADAGGPYSVDEGGTVAVNATGSDAEDASLSFIWDLDGDGIFETPGQTTTFPATDLDGPATRTIAVQVSDDDGGVATDVADVTIRNVAPTAAFNAPSTVDEGSAITLALTDPSDPSTDDALAGFSYAFDCDDGTGYGAFSTSPSEICPTSDDGARTVKGKVRDKDGGETEYSAAVMIANVAPRITLDGAATVDEGGVYTVTLRAVADPGNDNVSAYIIDWGDGSTETVGEIGDLSHVYADGPSNPTIAVDLTDEDGTHSDAGTLAITVNNVAPVIDPLTLTNAAGQVLGTDTDIVVVGMEVDLTSLFTDVGGQDTHTATIDWGDQSSSVDINPAASPIIASHTFDSVGTFTIALTVVDDDGASATQSAVVNVVDPVTATAAVVDDLTALAREKPNLALFATLSLLRGNNGRAANNGALALLEGDPGAALVKLGMALTVLAFAPDSDTVANAEYVLTSVARAVALQHQAEAIVALGSNPSKGEQKQLDRIADDIATGDRFLANGAYPKAVSIYTGALWRALDLLVTRESQGWRWPPRSTPR; the protein is encoded by the coding sequence GTGCTGGATAACGACAGCATTGGCGACGGCCTGACAGTCACCGCAATCGTCGTTGACTCGCCGCAACACGGCACGCTGTCGTTGAATCCGGACGGCTCCTTCACCTACACGCCGAACGCCGATGCCAACGGCAGCGACAGCTTCACCTACCAGGCGACCGACGGCACGGCGACATCGAACGTCGCGACCGTTGCGCTCACGGTCAACCCGATCAACGACGCGCCGGCAGCGGTCGGCGATGCGTACGTCACCGACGAGAACACGGCGCTGACCGTGGCCGCCCCCGGTCTGCTTATCAACGACACCGACATCGACGGCGATACGCTCAGCACCGCGCTGGTACTCGATCCGTCCAGCGGCTCACTGACACTCAACGCCGATGGCTCGTTCAGCTATACGCCCAACCCGGGTTTCAGCGGTTCTGACAGCTTCACCTACCGCGCTGAAGACGGCATCGTGGGATCAAACGTCGCTACCGTCACTATCACGGTGCTGTCCGTCAACAAGACTCCGACCGCTGATGCTGGGGGGCCCTACAGCGTGGACGAGGGTGGCACGGTCGCCGTCAACGCGACCGGATCGGACGCCGAAGACGCCTCGCTCAGCTTCATCTGGGATCTCGATGGCGACGGCATCTTCGAGACGCCTGGACAGACCACGACCTTCCCGGCCACCGATCTCGACGGTCCGGCGACGCGCACGATCGCTGTCCAGGTTAGCGACGATGACGGGGGCGTGGCGACCGACGTCGCGGACGTGACGATCCGCAACGTCGCACCGACGGCCGCCTTCAACGCTCCGTCCACTGTGGACGAGGGTAGCGCCATCACCCTCGCACTGACCGACCCATCCGACCCCTCGACCGACGATGCGCTGGCCGGCTTCAGCTACGCCTTCGATTGCGACGACGGCACCGGCTATGGTGCCTTCAGCACCTCCCCCAGCGAGATCTGCCCGACGAGCGATGACGGCGCGCGCACGGTCAAGGGCAAGGTTCGTGACAAGGACGGCGGCGAGACCGAATACAGCGCCGCGGTCATGATCGCCAATGTCGCGCCGCGCATCACGCTGGACGGCGCAGCCACCGTCGACGAAGGCGGAGTCTACACCGTCACCTTGCGGGCAGTGGCCGATCCCGGCAACGACAATGTGAGCGCCTACATCATCGACTGGGGCGACGGCAGCACCGAGACCGTTGGCGAAATCGGGGATCTGAGCCACGTCTATGCCGATGGCCCGTCCAACCCCACGATCGCGGTGGACCTGACTGATGAGGACGGCACGCACTCCGACGCCGGGACGCTGGCGATCACGGTCAACAACGTCGCGCCGGTCATCGATCCGCTAACGCTCACCAACGCGGCGGGCCAGGTGCTTGGGACTGACACCGATATCGTCGTGGTCGGGATGGAGGTCGATCTCACCTCCCTCTTCACTGATGTCGGCGGACAGGACACCCACACCGCGACGATCGACTGGGGAGATCAATCGTCCAGCGTCGACATCAACCCCGCCGCTAGCCCGATCATTGCCAGCCACACCTTCGATAGCGTGGGCACCTTCACGATTGCGTTGACCGTCGTTGACGACGATGGTGCCAGCGCGACGCAAAGTGCCGTGGTCAACGTGGTCGATCCCGTGACCGCGACTGCCGCCGTCGTCGATGACCTGACGGCCCTGGCGCGCGAGAAACCCAACCTGGCGCTTTTCGCGACGCTCAGCCTGTTGCGCGGCAATAACGGTCGCGCAGCTAACAATGGAGCGCTCGCTCTCCTGGAGGGCGACCCCGGTGCCGCGCTGGTTAAGCTGGGCATGGCGCTCACGGTGCTCGCATTCGCACCGGATTCCGATACCGTGGCCAACGCTGAGTACGTGCTGACCTCGGTCGCGAGGGCGGTGGCGCTGCAGCATCAGGCCGAAGCGATCGTCGCGCTTGGCAGCAACCCGTCGAAGGGTGAGCAGAAGCAGCTCGATCGAATCGCCGACGACATCGCCACGGGGGACCGCTTCCTGGCGAACGGTGCCTATCCCAAAGCGGTCAGCATCTACACCGGCGCACTCTGGAGAGCACTCGATCTGCTCGTGACACGGGAATCTCAAGGGTGGCGTTGGCCGCCACGATCCACGCCTCGATGA
- a CDS encoding ArgE/DapE family deacylase, which produces MDHQQARAALEQRLERDADSILQFVQKFVQIPSENPDGDTTAATAYLTDWMSERGLDHEVVAPQPTMPNVVAGFDGGEPGKHLILNGHIDIFPAGDPTQWSDDPFSGAVRDGKLFGRGVIDMKTGTAASFLTYMYLHEMRQQLSGRLTLTAVSDEETGGTWGTGYLMDNHPDVIGDCVLNGEPSTPYTIRFGEKGPVWLDMLVRTPGGHGAYTHLSQSAIQVTAEIISRIEKLADQEVTLPDDILAAVEAARPELDAALGAGATDVVKQVTVNIGTIRGGVKTNVIAADCYTGVDLRAPAGLSAQSLLEQFEAILADYPGASYELFKMSEPSVCTPDHEMVRILQRNGEAVRGIRPKPAISIGGTDCRFWRWQGIPAYVYGPVPYNMGTADEYVTLDDLYGTVRVHVLSAFDYLTGSMD; this is translated from the coding sequence ATGGACCATCAGCAAGCGCGGGCCGCGCTGGAGCAGCGTCTGGAGCGCGACGCTGACTCGATCCTTCAGTTTGTCCAGAAGTTCGTCCAGATCCCGAGCGAAAACCCAGACGGCGATACGACAGCTGCGACGGCGTATCTGACCGACTGGATGTCCGAGCGTGGACTTGACCACGAGGTTGTCGCGCCGCAGCCGACGATGCCGAATGTCGTCGCCGGTTTCGACGGTGGTGAGCCGGGCAAGCACCTGATCCTCAACGGCCACATCGACATCTTCCCGGCCGGTGATCCCACCCAGTGGTCGGACGATCCGTTCTCCGGCGCAGTCCGCGATGGCAAGCTGTTCGGTCGCGGCGTCATTGATATGAAGACCGGCACTGCCGCGTCCTTCCTTACATACATGTATCTGCATGAGATGCGGCAGCAGCTCAGTGGCCGCCTGACCCTCACCGCTGTCTCCGACGAGGAGACCGGCGGCACCTGGGGCACCGGCTACCTGATGGACAACCACCCGGATGTGATCGGCGACTGCGTCCTGAACGGCGAGCCGAGCACCCCGTACACGATCCGCTTCGGCGAGAAGGGGCCGGTCTGGCTCGACATGCTGGTGCGCACGCCCGGCGGCCACGGTGCCTACACACACCTGAGCCAGAGCGCGATTCAGGTCACGGCTGAGATCATCAGCCGCATCGAGAAGCTGGCCGACCAGGAGGTCACCCTGCCGGACGACATCCTGGCGGCGGTCGAGGCGGCCCGCCCGGAGCTGGACGCCGCCCTCGGCGCTGGCGCGACCGACGTCGTCAAGCAGGTGACGGTCAACATCGGCACCATTCGCGGCGGCGTCAAGACGAACGTCATCGCGGCGGACTGCTACACCGGCGTCGATTTGCGCGCGCCGGCCGGGCTGTCAGCCCAGTCGCTGCTGGAGCAGTTTGAGGCGATCCTGGCTGATTACCCGGGTGCCTCCTACGAACTGTTCAAGATGAGCGAGCCATCAGTTTGCACACCAGACCATGAGATGGTGCGCATCCTGCAACGCAACGGCGAGGCCGTGCGCGGCATCCGCCCGAAGCCGGCCATCAGCATCGGCGGCACCGATTGCCGTTTCTGGCGCTGGCAGGGCATCCCGGCCTACGTCTACGGCCCGGTTCCCTACAACATGGGCACCGCCGATGAGTACGTCACCCTCGACGACCTCTACGGCACCGTCCGCGTTCACGTCCTCTCCGCCTTCGATTATCTGACCGGATCGATGGATTAG
- a CDS encoding peptide ABC transporter substrate-binding protein, which yields MSEREISRSASVEALEAVLAGRLPRRAVLKRGAALGLSAPVIAGLLAACGGDDETPAATAAATDVSDGGEATESTSDSTPEGGETATEPSGDSTEESTGGRGRGDGDLLRILYWQAPPMLNPHFANGNLISAPAAIVLEPIVRVTPAGEIVPVQCVEAPSLENGGISEDGKTITYTLLEGLLWSDGTPVTSDDAKFTWEWVVDPAAGTTSSPAFANIDDIEIVDDRTFKIHLNGPDPAWYNIFGRGTSNGAPILPKHLLEDQMGERAQSAPYNLNPVGTGPYRVANFVPGDVVNFEINENFRFPDKPFFKKVEYKGGGDAPAAARAVLQSGEVDYAINLQVEKTVLDSLLSGGVGELIVLPDGSVEHLFINFADPNTEVDGARSEPSTEHPFFSDKSVRESLPLSIDRDTIVEQLYGQTADATSNAIVAPDMFVSPNTSYSYNLDDAGAKLDEAGWSGSPRSKDGTQMKVLFQTTISPLRLKAQEIMKQAWDQLGMEVELKSIDSSVFFSSDSGNPDTWKHFYADLQMLALNGRPFPIDLMSYWKSTDPDVDIAQKSNGWAGRNLSRWSNDEYNDLYDKALTELDPAKQSELFIAMNDMIVNEVVTVPFIARKRVDGKSSRLKGNNPGPWTEETYDIADWYFED from the coding sequence GTGAGTGAACGAGAAATTTCGCGATCAGCGAGCGTGGAAGCGCTCGAAGCGGTACTGGCTGGCCGCCTGCCCCGTCGCGCTGTCCTGAAGCGTGGAGCGGCCCTCGGCCTGAGCGCGCCGGTCATCGCCGGGCTGCTGGCGGCCTGCGGCGGCGACGACGAGACTCCGGCCGCAACCGCTGCAGCCACTGACGTGAGCGACGGCGGCGAGGCCACAGAATCAACCAGCGACAGCACGCCCGAGGGCGGCGAGACCGCGACCGAGCCATCAGGCGACAGCACCGAAGAGTCAACCGGCGGCCGGGGTCGCGGCGATGGCGACCTGCTCAGGATCCTGTACTGGCAGGCCCCGCCGATGCTGAATCCGCACTTCGCCAACGGCAACCTCATCTCTGCACCCGCTGCAATCGTGCTTGAGCCGATCGTGCGGGTGACACCGGCCGGTGAGATCGTGCCGGTGCAGTGCGTTGAGGCACCATCGCTGGAGAACGGCGGCATCTCCGAGGACGGCAAGACGATTACTTACACGCTGTTGGAGGGGCTGCTCTGGTCGGACGGCACGCCGGTCACCAGCGACGACGCCAAGTTCACCTGGGAGTGGGTTGTGGACCCGGCCGCCGGAACGACATCCAGCCCGGCGTTTGCAAACATCGACGACATCGAAATCGTCGATGATCGGACATTCAAGATTCATCTGAACGGACCTGATCCGGCCTGGTACAACATCTTCGGGCGTGGCACCAGCAACGGCGCGCCGATTCTGCCGAAGCACCTGCTCGAAGACCAGATGGGCGAGCGAGCGCAGAGCGCACCGTACAACCTCAATCCGGTCGGGACTGGTCCGTACAGGGTGGCCAATTTCGTGCCGGGCGACGTGGTCAATTTCGAGATCAACGAGAACTTCCGCTTCCCGGACAAGCCGTTTTTCAAGAAGGTCGAATACAAGGGCGGCGGCGATGCACCGGCGGCGGCCCGCGCAGTCCTGCAGTCCGGCGAGGTCGATTACGCGATTAACCTGCAGGTTGAGAAGACTGTCCTGGATAGCCTGCTCTCCGGCGGCGTCGGCGAGCTGATCGTGCTGCCGGACGGCAGCGTCGAGCACCTCTTCATCAACTTCGCCGACCCGAATACGGAAGTCGATGGTGCGCGCTCTGAGCCATCGACAGAGCATCCGTTCTTTAGCGACAAGTCCGTTCGCGAGTCGTTGCCGCTGAGCATCGACCGTGACACGATCGTTGAGCAGCTGTACGGCCAGACTGCCGATGCGACCAGCAACGCGATCGTCGCTCCCGATATGTTCGTCTCACCGAACACGAGCTACTCCTATAACCTGGATGACGCTGGTGCCAAGCTGGATGAGGCCGGCTGGTCGGGCAGCCCGCGCTCGAAGGACGGCACGCAGATGAAGGTGCTGTTCCAGACGACAATCAGTCCCCTGCGGCTGAAGGCGCAGGAGATCATGAAGCAGGCATGGGATCAGCTGGGCATGGAGGTTGAGCTGAAGTCTATCGATTCCAGCGTCTTCTTCTCTTCTGATTCTGGCAATCCGGACACCTGGAAGCACTTCTACGCCGACTTGCAGATGCTCGCGCTTAACGGTCGCCCGTTCCCGATCGACCTGATGTCGTACTGGAAGTCGACTGATCCGGACGTCGACATCGCCCAGAAGTCGAACGGCTGGGCCGGTCGCAATCTGAGCCGCTGGTCGAACGATGAGTACAACGATCTCTATGACAAGGCTCTGACCGAGCTGGATCCGGCCAAGCAGTCCGAGCTCTTCATCGCCATGAACGACATGATCGTCAACGAGGTCGTGACCGTGCCGTTCATCGCCCGTAAGCGGGTGGACGGCAAGAGCTCGCGGCTTAAGGGCAACAACCCTGGCCCGTGGACCGAAGAGACGTACGATATCGCCGATTGGTACTTTGAGGACTAA
- a CDS encoding sulfurtransferase, which yields MATGEGYANPHVLVSTAWVDEHKSDPGLRIVEADEDVLLYELGHVPGAVKIDWHEHLQRQDTRDFIDADGFNALMSKLGISRDTTVIFYGDKTNWWAAYAYWFFRYMGHDNVKIMDGGRKKWEAEGRETTREVPQITPTDYTGAEEQEKLRAFRDDVLKHIGYERLRKVGEGGPLVDVRSPGEFSGELLHMPDYPQEGALRGGHIPGASNIPWGKAVAEDGTFKSAEELRAIYEAEGVTPDQPVVVYCRIGERSSHSWFVLHELLGYPDVRNYDGSWTEWGNVIGVPIEL from the coding sequence ATGGCAACTGGCGAAGGTTATGCGAACCCACATGTGCTCGTGAGCACGGCGTGGGTCGATGAACATAAGTCCGATCCCGGGCTGCGGATTGTTGAAGCCGATGAGGACGTACTGCTCTACGAGCTCGGCCACGTTCCCGGCGCGGTGAAGATCGACTGGCACGAGCACCTGCAACGGCAGGACACGCGCGACTTCATCGACGCTGACGGATTCAACGCGTTGATGAGCAAGCTCGGCATCAGCCGCGACACAACCGTGATCTTCTACGGTGACAAGACCAACTGGTGGGCCGCCTATGCGTACTGGTTCTTCCGTTATATGGGTCACGACAACGTCAAGATCATGGACGGCGGTCGCAAGAAGTGGGAAGCCGAAGGGCGCGAGACGACGCGCGAGGTTCCCCAGATCACCCCAACCGACTACACCGGCGCCGAGGAGCAAGAGAAGCTGCGCGCATTCCGCGACGATGTCCTCAAGCACATCGGCTACGAGCGTCTGCGCAAGGTCGGCGAGGGCGGCCCACTCGTCGATGTGCGCTCACCCGGTGAGTTCAGTGGCGAGCTGCTGCACATGCCGGATTACCCGCAGGAGGGCGCGCTGCGCGGCGGGCACATCCCCGGCGCGAGCAACATCCCCTGGGGCAAGGCAGTTGCCGAGGACGGTACATTTAAGAGCGCCGAGGAGCTGCGCGCGATCTACGAGGCCGAAGGCGTCACACCGGATCAGCCGGTTGTCGTCTACTGCCGGATCGGTGAACGCTCATCGCACTCGTGGTTCGTTCTGCACGAGCTGCTCGGCTATCCCGATGTTCGGAACTACGATGGCTCGTGGACTGAATGGGGCAATGTGATCGGCGTGCCGATCGAGCTCTAG
- a CDS encoding iron-sulfur cluster assembly scaffold protein, which yields MDRQEQIEILVDHYQNPRHRHAMDDPDVTMPGGNPGCGDVITVYLKPGEDGKSIAELSWEGDGCTISQAAASILMEMVHDEQWSLDDVLEHDYTTMIEVLGKEAVQMRPKCATLALGTLKAAVRKLQRDELRRQHGMNPDGTPIDADPEHDSEFGIVVGEKAYDEQLPEGVSREH from the coding sequence ATGGATCGCCAGGAACAGATCGAAATCCTCGTCGACCACTACCAGAACCCACGTCACCGTCACGCTATGGACGACCCGGATGTCACAATGCCGGGCGGTAATCCAGGCTGCGGCGATGTCATCACCGTTTATCTCAAGCCCGGCGAGGACGGCAAATCCATTGCCGAACTCTCCTGGGAAGGGGACGGCTGCACGATCAGTCAGGCTGCCGCATCAATCCTGATGGAGATGGTTCACGATGAACAGTGGTCGCTGGACGACGTGCTGGAGCACGACTACACGACGATGATCGAGGTCCTCGGCAAGGAAGCCGTACAGATGCGGCCCAAGTGCGCAACGCTGGCGCTGGGCACGCTGAAGGCGGCTGTGCGCAAGCTCCAGCGCGACGAGCTTCGCCGTCAGCACGGAATGAATCCGGACGGCACGCCGATCGACGCCGACCCGGAGCACGACAGCGAGTTCGGCATCGTCGTTGGCGAAAAGGCCTACGACGAGCAACTGCCGGAGGGCGTGTCGCGCGAGCACTAG
- a CDS encoding FAD-dependent oxidoreductase has translation MDDTRRIRLLAFVSSEMFSPFTRRSGARYAVYTGDQRWFADNIPCQKACPAHTDISRYIALIADGRYADSFELNRENNVFPGCLGRMCARPCETACRRQVVDQPIGICYLKRVASDYRGETRRDVAPPWNGKTVGIIGSGAAGMSAARQLGRQGYRVTVYEAMPVPSGMMWAGVPEWRLPRDVIMEEIEMILDLGIDLRLNTKIGVDISFQDLVDSHDAVVIAAGNQAVTPVRIPGEDIPGVVPGLTFLEEINLNLVPDVFVGKRVVTVGGGFTSMDCIRTVLRMGAEKSIMTYRRSAHEIPVDALEVEEAELEGCEIMYMVSPTRCIAGDDGHVCGIEFVRNELGPPDASGRRRPEPVEGSEFIIECDQVIIAIGQYQDNSFFPDGFFPEVDRRGVPHVDAEGRTAHPKVFACGDYVTNPLNFISAIGDAKRVAEHVHAALSDTPIPVPDFEITRVPIEDLHTPNPLLAEGVAEWSASTMSRRLRWGDNYTSVQRQIMPTLPLQERGLFADETTLEVELGYPKPVGFDEAKRCLQCQLNIFIDGDRCILCNGCVDICPVGVIEMISTDRIYSIDNDVELAELARGELGTNAVAMIIDEIACIRCGACVEWCPTECLTMEHYRPVPLPSRESTDLAIVADG, from the coding sequence GTGGATGACACACGCCGCATTCGACTGCTGGCGTTTGTCTCGTCCGAAATGTTCTCGCCCTTCACGCGGCGCTCCGGCGCGCGTTACGCTGTCTACACCGGCGATCAACGCTGGTTTGCCGATAACATCCCGTGCCAGAAGGCGTGTCCGGCGCACACTGACATCTCCCGGTACATTGCACTCATTGCCGACGGACGCTACGCCGACTCGTTCGAGCTGAACCGGGAGAACAACGTCTTCCCCGGCTGCCTCGGTCGCATGTGCGCTCGCCCGTGCGAGACGGCCTGCCGTCGTCAGGTGGTCGATCAGCCGATCGGCATCTGCTATCTGAAGCGTGTGGCGTCTGACTACCGCGGCGAGACGCGCCGCGATGTTGCGCCGCCGTGGAACGGCAAGACCGTCGGTATCATCGGCTCCGGCGCGGCCGGCATGAGCGCCGCCCGCCAGCTCGGTCGCCAGGGCTACCGCGTCACCGTCTACGAGGCTATGCCGGTTCCAAGCGGCATGATGTGGGCCGGTGTGCCGGAGTGGCGTCTGCCGCGCGACGTCATCATGGAAGAGATCGAGATGATCCTCGATCTCGGCATCGACCTGCGCCTGAACACCAAGATCGGCGTGGATATCTCGTTCCAGGATCTGGTAGATAGCCACGACGCCGTCGTCATCGCCGCCGGTAATCAGGCTGTCACGCCGGTACGCATCCCCGGCGAGGACATTCCGGGCGTCGTGCCGGGCCTGACCTTCCTGGAGGAGATCAACCTCAATCTGGTGCCGGACGTCTTCGTCGGCAAGCGCGTCGTCACCGTTGGTGGTGGATTCACCTCGATGGACTGCATCCGCACCGTTCTCCGGATGGGCGCGGAGAAGTCGATCATGACCTACCGCCGCTCGGCACACGAGATTCCGGTCGACGCACTCGAAGTCGAAGAGGCCGAGCTGGAAGGCTGCGAGATCATGTACATGGTCTCGCCGACGCGCTGCATCGCCGGTGATGACGGACACGTCTGCGGCATCGAGTTCGTGCGCAACGAGCTTGGCCCGCCGGACGCCTCGGGTCGCCGCCGACCAGAGCCGGTCGAAGGCTCGGAATTCATCATCGAATGCGATCAGGTCATCATCGCCATCGGCCAGTATCAGGACAATTCGTTCTTCCCGGATGGCTTCTTCCCCGAAGTTGATCGCAGGGGCGTGCCACATGTCGATGCCGAGGGGCGCACAGCACATCCGAAGGTCTTCGCTTGCGGCGACTATGTCACCAACCCGCTGAACTTCATCTCGGCGATCGGTGATGCAAAGCGCGTCGCCGAGCACGTCCACGCCGCACTAAGCGACACTCCGATTCCGGTGCCGGACTTCGAGATCACGCGCGTGCCGATCGAAGATCTGCATACGCCGAATCCGCTGCTGGCCGAGGGCGTCGCCGAGTGGTCGGCCTCCACGATGAGTCGCCGTCTGCGCTGGGGTGATAACTACACCTCGGTGCAGCGCCAGATCATGCCGACGCTGCCGCTTCAGGAGCGCGGACTGTTCGCCGACGAAACAACGCTGGAAGTCGAGTTGGGCTATCCGAAGCCGGTTGGCTTCGACGAGGCCAAGCGCTGCCTGCAGTGCCAGCTCAACATCTTCATCGACGGCGACCGCTGCATTCTCTGCAACGGCTGCGTGGATATCTGCCCGGTCGGCGTGATCGAGATGATCTCGACTGACCGCATCTACTCGATCGACAACGATGTCGAGCTCGCCGAGCTTGCTCGCGGTGAGCTGGGCACGAACGCAGTCGCCATGATTATCGACGAGATCGCCTGCATTCGTTGCGGCGCGTGCGTCGAGTGGTGTCCGACGGAGTGCCTCACGATGGAGCATTACCGGCCGGTGCCGCTGCCAAGTCGCGAATCGACCGACCTGGCGATCGTCGCCGACGGATAA